The Hymenobacter chitinivorans DSM 11115 genome segment AAGTGCTGGCGGAAAGCAGCGGCAATGTCGTGGGCTAGCATAAGCGGGAAAGGAAGGCTAAATGGGTCGAAGGAAAGGTTGGCGCCGCGGCCGGCGCCAAGTTGTCGGCTATTTTACGAACCCCGGCCGACTTTAGCCGCCGGCCGGGTAGGAGAGTAGTGCCGCGCTGCTGCGCAAATAACGGTGTACAACATCTTGGCTTCCCGGTACCCGGCCGGCGGTAAATTCTTTGCTGGCTTCAGAGTATTATAGGTTAAGTTATATTAATGACAAATTTTTGCTGCGTCATTTTGTAAGTATGGCCCGAATTGTGCTGCGCATGAATGGTCCTGCGGTATGAGTTCGAATCAAGATAATGCTTTGAATTGAACCAGTTTTCCCTGCTTTTGCGTTGCGTGGACTTTCCGTCTGAATTCTTCTTGGCGAAAGTGTTCAACCAAAAAAGCCTTCGGAGGTTGTATCAAAAAAATACACTTGTTTGCTTGCCAGTAAAAGGAAAGTAGTACCTTTCGGATTGTTGCGCCAGGCTGGGTTTTGAAATTCCCCCTTTGTCACCTCTTCCGAAGCGCGCACCCCGAAAGTACCGGCGAGTTTTGTAGCGTTTTGGTGCTAGTTCCGTGGCTGGCACCGCTCCCCCGAAAACCTCTGTTCGTTTCCCACTCTTTCTTCTCCTAATTGTGTCGTTCGACTTCGAAAGCGCACCGTCATTTGACTTGGTGCCCACTGTAGATTCCTCGACTGAGTACGCCGCCGTTGATGCGTCGTTGGTCGATTCTACCCCCACCGTGGCCCCGCCCGTCGAGGCCGAGCCCACCAACTACGCCAACATCGTCCTGCCCGGCGACTTTCCGGACCCGACCATTGCCAAAATCGGCAATACGTACTGGGCCAGCGCCACGTCGGCCGAGTGGGGACCCGTATTTCCGCTGTTTAAGTCCGATAACCTGGTCGACTGGGAGCTGGTCACGCACGTGTTTCCGGGTCAGCTGCCCGACTGGTGCGATGCCAACTTCTGGGCCCCGGAAATTTTCTACGAGGGCGGCAAAACCTTCATTTACTACACGGCCCGTAAGAAAAACGGTCCGCTGTGCGTGGCCGTAGCCAGCGCCGACCAGCCTGAAGGCCCCTACACCGACCATGGCCCACTGGTGGGCCAGCGTCTGGGCTCCATCGACGGCTTCCCCGTGCGCGACGAGCACGGCGACCTGTACCTGGTCTGGAAAGAGGACGGCAACAGCAAGAAAAAGCCCACGCCTATCTGGGCCCAGCGCATCAATGAAAAGCGCATGGCCCTGGTTGGCAAAAAGGTGGAGCTGTTCCGCAACACCGAGAAGTGGGAAGGCTGCCTGGTAGAAGGCTCGGCCATCGTGCGCAACGGCGAGTACTTCTACATGTTCTACGCCGGCAACGGCTGCTGCGGCAAGTGCTGCAACTACGCCACCGGCGTAGCCCGGGCTAAGAGCCTGCTCGGCCCCTGGGAGAAGTGCCCCCAGAACCCGATTCTGGACAAGAACAAAACCTGGAAATGCCCCGGCCACGGCACCGTAGCCGAGTACGAAGGCCGCTGGTTTTTGCTCCACCACGCCTACTACACCGACAGCCACGAGTTCGTCGGCCGCCAGGGCATCCTGAGCGAGTTTACCTGGAACGCCGAAGGCTGGCCCGAATTCGAAGGCCGCAGCCCCCAGGCCGCCCCGCTGCCCGACCTGAGCGTGCTCA includes the following:
- a CDS encoding family 43 glycosylhydrolase, translated to MSFDFESAPSFDLVPTVDSSTEYAAVDASLVDSTPTVAPPVEAEPTNYANIVLPGDFPDPTIAKIGNTYWASATSAEWGPVFPLFKSDNLVDWELVTHVFPGQLPDWCDANFWAPEIFYEGGKTFIYYTARKKNGPLCVAVASADQPEGPYTDHGPLVGQRLGSIDGFPVRDEHGDLYLVWKEDGNSKKKPTPIWAQRINEKRMALVGKKVELFRNTEKWEGCLVEGSAIVRNGEYFYMFYAGNGCCGKCCNYATGVARAKSLLGPWEKCPQNPILDKNKTWKCPGHGTVAEYEGRWFLLHHAYYTDSHEFVGRQGILSEFTWNAEGWPEFEGRSPQAAPLPDLSVLNVTDHFTGSQLAQTWQWPVGEQPEAGLSDGQLHLTAQPSGLGAMVAQRTFAATYKALTTLDFASLAPGTFAGIAAIGDHANTLALMAGDESLQLWHVKGGQRECLTKIAVASCKTLSLRLEVWGGQRYRFSFSPDGLTWTAMPTESFAINGTYLPPWDRGIRIALLAQGPATSTVAFNQFSLRNKR